Proteins from a genomic interval of Mesobacillus sp. S13:
- a CDS encoding phosphotransferase enzyme family protein, producing MIKEVIKRVLEDYQIGQTYLIEQEIPSWSQDLHYKIMAEGKRYSARFLKENRSPNDVFGTITDEILTEQVKFCLFLVEHGIPFMRLVTALGDEPYVIVWWKGEKYRFIMFEWIEGRHLTNCEEDMAWKFGKMVRRIHDISSAFKSSVFPKRSHLIGYQQFTNQLWATVGSSSMLDNTELQDYLELANKHIAAAKSLEMDYIVQTDLNPLNVLWDENKNIIGIVDFESIGYGDRIEGLAWLIKWYSRTNGIKSMEMSPEVAEKLLQGYGAFDFLGFDDYDRLSSLLWLSGCMNWNFVKETISIFESSNDEKLKVHLHSYKKRGKKLTSLISKSFLSQ from the coding sequence GTGATTAAGGAAGTCATAAAAAGAGTTTTGGAGGATTACCAGATCGGACAGACGTATTTAATTGAACAAGAAATCCCGAGTTGGAGTCAGGATTTACATTATAAAATTATGGCAGAGGGTAAAAGATATTCCGCAAGATTCTTGAAAGAGAACAGGTCACCGAACGATGTGTTTGGGACAATTACTGATGAAATTTTAACTGAACAAGTAAAGTTTTGCCTTTTCCTGGTTGAGCATGGTATCCCGTTCATGAGGCTGGTAACTGCTTTGGGTGACGAGCCCTATGTAATAGTCTGGTGGAAAGGGGAAAAATATCGCTTTATCATGTTCGAGTGGATAGAAGGCAGGCACCTGACTAACTGTGAAGAAGATATGGCCTGGAAGTTCGGAAAAATGGTCAGGAGGATTCATGACATTTCAAGTGCTTTTAAGAGCTCTGTCTTCCCTAAAAGATCACATCTAATTGGATATCAACAATTTACGAACCAGCTTTGGGCTACGGTCGGTTCTAGTAGTATGTTAGATAATACTGAACTGCAGGATTATCTAGAACTGGCAAACAAGCATATTGCAGCGGCAAAGTCTTTGGAAATGGACTATATTGTTCAGACCGATTTGAATCCTCTGAATGTATTATGGGATGAAAACAAGAACATCATTGGGATTGTGGACTTTGAATCAATCGGATATGGAGATCGGATCGAGGGATTGGCCTGGCTGATTAAATGGTATTCCCGGACGAATGGAATTAAATCTATGGAAATGTCGCCAGAAGTGGCAGAAAAACTTTTACAAGGATACGGTGCGTTTGATTTTCTTGGTTTTGACGACTATGACCGCCTTTCCTCGCTGCTTTGGCTATCTGGGTGCATGAATTGGAACTTTGTTAAAGAAACGATTTCCATATTCGAGTCAAGTAATGATGAAAAGCTAAAAGTTCATTTGCATTCTTATAAAAAACGTGGAAAAAAATTAACGTCCCTGATTTCTAAATCGTTTCTTTCTCAATGA
- a CDS encoding NUDIX hydrolase gives MGYIEDLRRVIGHQPLILVGVAVAVINETGEFLLQKRQDGKWGVPGGFIELGESTEDAGRREVLEETGLEIGKLNLVGVFSGKEHHVILPNGDEFFPVTVAYVTRDIIGGVLQADGDETTEARFFSVNELPENLNPLIKNLMKQFTVTL, from the coding sequence ATGGGTTATATAGAAGATTTACGGAGGGTTATCGGTCATCAGCCGCTTATCCTGGTTGGGGTCGCAGTCGCAGTTATAAACGAGACAGGAGAATTCTTGTTGCAGAAACGCCAGGATGGAAAATGGGGAGTGCCAGGCGGATTTATTGAGTTAGGAGAATCTACGGAAGATGCAGGCAGAAGGGAAGTCCTTGAAGAAACTGGGCTTGAAATCGGGAAGTTGAATCTGGTTGGTGTTTTTTCGGGTAAGGAACACCATGTTATACTGCCAAATGGGGATGAATTCTTTCCAGTTACTGTTGCCTATGTAACAAGGGATATTATTGGGGGAGTGCTCCAGGCGGATGGCGATGAAACCACCGAAGCCCGATTTTTTAGTGTGAATGAATTACCTGAAAATCTTAATCCGTTAATAAAGAACCTAATGAAGCAGTTTACAGTCACGTTGTGA
- a CDS encoding NUDIX hydrolase encodes MDATFYMEKAVFNYRVAAVMIVDNHVLIHKQAKDEHWALPGGRVELQEDSQTSVVREVKEELGIDVKVDRLLWFTENFFDYNNKYYHDIGLYYKVSPLNGSFNFHKEEFFGEEGERLIYQWVPISSLEKIKLYPEFIRTSLEDLPDVPQHLVVRKYSI; translated from the coding sequence ATGGATGCAACTTTTTACATGGAAAAGGCTGTTTTTAATTATCGGGTAGCGGCAGTTATGATCGTTGACAACCATGTACTGATTCATAAACAAGCGAAGGACGAACACTGGGCATTGCCAGGAGGCAGGGTCGAACTTCAGGAAGATTCACAAACAAGTGTGGTTAGAGAAGTAAAAGAAGAATTAGGAATCGATGTAAAGGTGGATCGTCTGCTCTGGTTTACAGAGAACTTTTTCGACTACAACAATAAATACTATCATGACATCGGTTTGTATTATAAGGTTTCCCCTCTAAATGGGAGCTTCAATTTCCACAAAGAGGAGTTTTTTGGTGAAGAGGGAGAGCGGTTGATCTATCAGTGGGTGCCAATCAGCAGCCTTGAGAAAATTAAACTTTACCCTGAGTTTATCAGGACGTCATTGGAAGATTTGCCAGATGTGCCACAGCATCTTGTTGTTCGTAAATATAGCATATAA
- a CDS encoding NUDIX domain-containing protein encodes MTRPRAFAAIIKNNYILMTKHVYPDGSFWTLPGGGLEAGETFEEAVVREVKEEVNLDVEVVDYLFTGRYSRGEEQCFLVRTLNDKEASVGYDPELGDKQTLKEVKWHSLESMKDDLHVSKVLEALKLLV; translated from the coding sequence TTGACTAGACCGAGAGCATTTGCTGCGATCATCAAAAACAATTATATACTTATGACGAAACATGTCTATCCGGACGGTTCTTTTTGGACACTCCCAGGCGGAGGTCTTGAAGCAGGCGAAACATTCGAAGAAGCAGTCGTTCGGGAAGTAAAAGAAGAAGTAAATTTGGATGTGGAGGTAGTTGACTATCTATTTACTGGTCGATACAGCCGTGGGGAGGAACAATGTTTTTTAGTCCGCACATTAAACGACAAAGAAGCCTCGGTCGGTTACGATCCTGAACTAGGCGACAAACAAACCCTAAAAGAAGTAAAATGGCATTCACTTGAATCAATGAAGGATGACCTTCACGTTTCTAAAGTTTTAGAAGCTTTGAAATTGTTAGTATAA
- a CDS encoding FAD-dependent monooxygenase: MINTKDNTDTAIIGAGIGGLSAAIALQQIGQRVKVYERASELKEMGAGIILSANAIKALEKLGVADQVREAGSPVKKAEIRTPDGQLLVNMPVLKQAERYGTYSYLIYRPDLQRILYEKLALDTVILGKKFSRLEQHQENITSMFEDGEIVYSKFLIGADGVHSRVRQNILGDSPMRYSGFTALRGISRFEDDRFPVELGGGFEAWGNGKRFGFSHLGKGRVFWFAAINTPQGKLLAAQNKKQVALEHFKSWWGPITNVIDSTDEEDILVHEIYDRKPIKKWHKGRVTLLGDAAHPMLPNLGQGGAQAMEDALMLTRYLKRFPQDVEQALNKYEQKRIPRVTKIVHGSRMMARMMQLENPMAVKARNQLLRKLPDELKIKRLDWILGYEV, from the coding sequence GTGATCAACACAAAAGACAATACTGATACAGCCATTATCGGGGCTGGCATCGGTGGACTTTCTGCGGCGATTGCCTTGCAGCAGATTGGCCAAAGAGTGAAAGTTTATGAGAGAGCCTCGGAGCTTAAGGAAATGGGCGCGGGGATTATATTGTCCGCCAACGCAATTAAGGCATTGGAAAAGCTGGGGGTTGCGGATCAGGTGCGAGAGGCTGGTTCGCCAGTAAAGAAGGCGGAAATCAGGACTCCGGATGGACAACTTCTTGTTAATATGCCGGTGCTTAAGCAAGCCGAACGATATGGCACGTACAGTTATTTGATATACCGGCCAGACTTACAGAGAATTTTATACGAAAAATTAGCACTTGATACTGTAATACTTGGTAAGAAGTTTTCTCGACTGGAACAGCATCAGGAGAATATAACTAGCATGTTTGAAGATGGAGAAATAGTATATTCAAAGTTTCTCATCGGAGCGGACGGCGTTCATTCTCGAGTAAGACAAAATATTCTTGGGGACTCTCCGATGCGTTATTCGGGCTTCACTGCTTTAAGAGGGATCTCCCGCTTTGAAGATGATCGTTTTCCAGTGGAGCTGGGTGGAGGATTTGAAGCGTGGGGCAATGGAAAGAGATTTGGTTTTTCGCATTTAGGAAAAGGCCGCGTGTTTTGGTTTGCAGCGATCAACACGCCACAAGGGAAACTCCTAGCTGCCCAAAATAAGAAACAAGTGGCTTTGGAGCATTTCAAAAGTTGGTGGGGCCCCATCACTAATGTCATTGATTCTACCGATGAGGAAGATATCCTTGTGCATGAAATATATGACCGTAAGCCAATCAAGAAATGGCATAAAGGAAGAGTGACACTGTTGGGAGATGCAGCTCATCCGATGCTGCCTAACCTCGGACAGGGTGGAGCCCAGGCGATGGAGGATGCTTTAATGCTCACACGATATCTTAAGAGATTTCCTCAAGATGTTGAGCAGGCATTGAACAAATATGAGCAAAAGAGAATTCCGCGTGTTACTAAAATTGTACATGGTTCCAGAATGATGGCAAGAATGATGCAACTGGAGAACCCAATGGCAGTCAAAGCTAGAAATCAATTATTGCGGAAATTGCCAGATGAATTGAAAATCAAGAGGCTGGACTGGATTCTTGGATACGAAGTGTAA
- a CDS encoding NUDIX hydrolase encodes MDTKHVRTSGAYILYNGFFPFQVGPTRIGDKLGVVRLGGHREGNETASDTVFREVYEESRMKINIFHSPITFFKKDWDGVARRVTTKEAVAPILIKGTDPEGSTAMYLAYSESEPVPSEETKGLLLLTPNDIKRICEQQITLKEFIKHGGSVLLKKEMNLELTLKPFPQLLFLHELLEKEKTFMDRFMLGK; translated from the coding sequence ATGGATACGAAACATGTCCGGACATCCGGGGCTTACATTCTGTATAACGGATTTTTTCCTTTTCAGGTTGGGCCAACCCGAATAGGGGATAAACTGGGCGTGGTTAGGCTTGGGGGGCATCGGGAAGGTAATGAAACGGCATCTGATACCGTATTCCGTGAAGTCTATGAAGAATCCAGAATGAAAATAAATATCTTCCACTCTCCCATCACTTTTTTCAAAAAGGATTGGGATGGCGTGGCAAGAAGAGTAACAACAAAAGAAGCCGTTGCACCAATCCTGATAAAAGGGACAGACCCTGAAGGTTCTACAGCAATGTATCTGGCTTATTCAGAAAGTGAACCAGTTCCTTCTGAAGAGACAAAGGGATTGCTTCTGTTAACTCCCAATGACATTAAACGAATCTGCGAGCAGCAGATCACCTTGAAAGAGTTTATAAAGCATGGCGGTTCCGTTTTATTAAAGAAAGAAATGAACCTGGAATTGACACTAAAGCCGTTTCCTCAGTTGTTATTTTTACATGAACTCCTAGAAAAAGAAAAAACTTTCATGGATAGGTTCATGCTTGGAAAATGA
- a CDS encoding VOC family protein: protein MVFEMTYQVRVPHFKEGLDWYRTFLNREPDFTPHEGFAEWELIPGAWLQLAEGTTASGSGPLRFGVRSIEDERIRLDRELDVQSFEIFARVEVPVKWATFSDPWGNQIGLFEYIDKTEMQERITSILGSKR from the coding sequence ATGGTTTTCGAAATGACCTATCAGGTGCGTGTTCCACACTTTAAAGAAGGATTAGACTGGTATAGAACCTTCCTGAACAGAGAGCCGGATTTTACTCCGCATGAAGGGTTTGCTGAATGGGAACTGATTCCTGGGGCGTGGCTGCAGTTGGCTGAGGGAACAACAGCGTCTGGGAGCGGTCCCTTGCGTTTCGGGGTCAGATCGATTGAAGATGAACGCATCAGATTAGACAGAGAGCTGGATGTTCAATCCTTCGAGATTTTTGCAAGAGTGGAAGTCCCTGTAAAGTGGGCGACATTTTCCGACCCATGGGGAAATCAAATTGGTTTGTTTGAATACATTGATAAGACAGAAATGCAAGAGAGAATCACTTCCATCTTGGGGAGCAAGAGATAA
- a CDS encoding DUF3977 family protein, translating to MKFIEAGIGNTWTVRTEIEMENGSEYEVRGIHGPIHFHSAYIRLWIRKTVIILDSREGFKKVHKNHKDFKLLLGIVSKQ from the coding sequence TTGAAATTCATTGAGGCAGGAATCGGAAACACATGGACGGTAAGGACGGAAATTGAAATGGAGAACGGAAGTGAATATGAGGTCCGAGGAATCCATGGCCCGATACATTTTCATTCAGCCTATATACGATTGTGGATCCGTAAAACAGTGATCATACTCGATTCCAGGGAAGGTTTTAAAAAAGTACATAAGAACCATAAGGATTTCAAACTGCTGCTAGGAATTGTCAGCAAGCAATAA
- a CDS encoding GNAT family N-acetyltransferase: protein MSKETVSLEFYIPQFKNALLKYDLLEEQRRFTAFPEDALEMCKEDPERHPVVILYDNEPAGFFVLHGRSGVIDYSDNQNAMLLRAYSINLSFQGKGIASKSVMLLKRFVKEHFTQVDEIILAVNHSNIMAQNVYKKGGFIDQGKRAMGREGEMYIYHLFLNEVSGRK, encoded by the coding sequence ATGTCAAAAGAAACAGTATCCCTGGAGTTTTATATACCACAATTCAAAAATGCTTTATTGAAATATGACTTGCTTGAAGAACAGAGGAGATTCACCGCTTTTCCTGAAGATGCATTAGAAATGTGTAAAGAAGATCCGGAGAGACACCCTGTAGTCATTCTCTATGACAATGAGCCAGCTGGTTTTTTTGTGCTTCATGGCAGGTCAGGAGTGATAGATTACAGTGACAACCAAAATGCAATGCTGTTAAGAGCGTATTCCATAAATCTTTCATTTCAGGGAAAGGGAATTGCTTCTAAGTCCGTCATGTTATTGAAGCGCTTTGTAAAAGAACATTTCACTCAAGTGGACGAAATTATCTTGGCTGTGAACCACTCTAATATCATGGCTCAAAATGTATATAAAAAAGGCGGTTTCATAGATCAGGGCAAACGCGCCATGGGAAGAGAAGGAGAAATGTATATATATCATCTGTTCCTAAATGAAGTTTCCGGAAGAAAATAG
- a CDS encoding GyrI-like domain-containing protein, whose translation MPEVKQCSEIKLVGIRVLCPGDEYLKEIPKASRQLSERSDEIKNVVDRSLQHGAFVVDNSSDKEDGYWVCVEVSDYENIPADMGTLTIPPQRYAVLRHKGSNEKIREAYSELHQWIQQSGYKRLTDKWHLEVFHTWTDSQDIDVELMDSIG comes from the coding sequence ATGCCTGAAGTAAAGCAATGTTCAGAAATAAAATTGGTAGGTATCCGGGTTTTATGCCCTGGAGATGAGTATCTTAAGGAAATCCCGAAAGCCTCCAGGCAGTTGAGCGAGCGGAGTGACGAAATAAAAAATGTGGTGGACCGATCTTTGCAGCATGGGGCATTTGTGGTGGATAATAGCTCAGATAAAGAAGATGGGTATTGGGTTTGCGTGGAAGTATCCGACTATGAGAATATCCCTGCAGACATGGGGACCCTGACGATTCCACCACAAAGATATGCTGTATTGCGGCATAAAGGCTCTAATGAAAAAATCAGGGAAGCATATAGCGAGCTTCATCAATGGATACAGCAAAGTGGATACAAGAGGCTAACGGATAAATGGCATTTGGAAGTGTTTCATACTTGGACAGATTCACAGGATATAGATGTTGAACTTATGGATTCGATTGGATAA
- a CDS encoding DUF2500 domain-containing protein, producing MVEAPGDFMFTFGPIFMGAIFILVFGIIIFTIIKSIGTWSKNNQSPRVNSYAQVVTKRTSVRGGGETNARSLYYATFEFDSGDRLELQVDGQEYGQLVEGDYGELTFQGTRYLGFTRHR from the coding sequence ATGGTAGAAGCACCAGGCGATTTCATGTTTACGTTCGGACCGATTTTTATGGGTGCCATCTTTATTTTAGTTTTTGGAATCATTATTTTTACAATTATTAAAAGCATAGGGACTTGGAGTAAAAACAACCAGTCGCCGCGTGTGAATTCTTACGCTCAAGTAGTGACAAAAAGAACGAGCGTGCGTGGCGGGGGAGAAACGAATGCCCGCAGTCTGTATTATGCTACGTTTGAATTTGATAGTGGAGACCGGCTTGAGCTGCAGGTTGACGGTCAGGAGTATGGCCAGTTGGTTGAGGGAGATTATGGAGAACTGACTTTCCAGGGAACACGTTACTTAGGATTTACAAGACATCGTTAA
- a CDS encoding CBO0543 family protein, translating to MRKNRRTLSVGFLNILTIIGIFLLPFAIVKRSFKDWIIVYLVSIIGNSWADRYLVSKGYLKYDIRPFRRNLKIHLPFDYVHYPLILLYYNQWTLNSKPSGIILKLFPFIIPQVLVETFAAKKTNLITWKKGWSWQHSFISLAIKLLVCRGIISAIRMINKDDLSVD from the coding sequence TTGCGTAAAAACCGAAGAACATTATCAGTAGGATTTCTTAATATTTTAACTATCATAGGCATTTTCCTTTTACCATTTGCAATCGTAAAACGCTCATTCAAGGATTGGATCATTGTTTATCTTGTCAGTATCATTGGCAACTCATGGGCGGACCGGTACCTTGTCTCCAAAGGCTATCTAAAATACGATATCCGGCCATTCAGGAGAAATCTTAAAATCCACTTGCCTTTTGACTATGTCCATTACCCTTTAATACTTCTTTATTACAATCAATGGACACTCAATAGCAAACCTAGCGGGATCATCTTGAAACTTTTTCCGTTCATTATCCCTCAGGTATTAGTTGAGACCTTTGCTGCTAAAAAGACAAATTTAATCACCTGGAAAAAAGGCTGGAGCTGGCAGCACTCATTTATCAGTTTAGCGATTAAATTGCTAGTCTGTAGAGGAATCATCTCCGCAATCCGTATGATTAACAAGGATGATTTATCCGTGGATTAG
- a CDS encoding VOC family protein: MKNQIIRVGTIYIPVEDPRESSNWYREMLKAKVNYLDGDKAIMDMADISLFLVKSQGQTSNFTDINGEERFLLTYEVDGLEVLEALHKEFKDRGIKVGSIENRGHAGRNFVFYDLDGNKFDVWSELSPLYKARLEVE, encoded by the coding sequence ATGAAAAACCAAATAATCAGGGTAGGGACCATTTATATACCGGTAGAGGATCCAAGGGAATCGTCGAATTGGTATAGAGAAATGCTAAAAGCTAAGGTGAATTATTTGGATGGAGACAAGGCAATTATGGATATGGCTGATATCAGCCTGTTTTTGGTGAAGTCTCAAGGGCAGACTTCAAATTTCACGGACATTAATGGGGAGGAAAGATTTCTCCTTACCTATGAAGTGGATGGTCTTGAGGTTCTTGAAGCATTACATAAAGAGTTTAAGGATCGCGGAATCAAAGTCGGCAGCATCGAAAACCGTGGGCACGCTGGCCGGAATTTTGTGTTTTATGATCTCGACGGAAATAAATTCGATGTATGGAGTGAGTTGAGTCCATTGTACAAAGCTAGACTCGAGGTGGAGTAA
- a CDS encoding AAA family ATPase produces the protein MKFVLIFGPQATGKMTVGHELEKITDLKLFHNHMTIELVNPFFDYGTKEGKRLVRLFREELFKAMAKSDQEGMIFTYVWAFDMQEDWAYAEKVCEIFESEGGTVYFVELEADLEERLARNRSDHRLEHKPSKRNLKRSEKDLLESMKQYRLNSNEGEIQRANYVRINNTKLTAVEVASRIRNHFDL, from the coding sequence ATGAAGTTTGTTTTGATATTTGGCCCTCAGGCTACAGGGAAGATGACAGTCGGACATGAACTGGAAAAAATAACTGATTTAAAGCTTTTTCATAACCATATGACAATAGAACTGGTTAATCCCTTTTTTGACTACGGTACAAAGGAGGGGAAAAGGCTAGTTCGCTTGTTTAGAGAAGAATTATTCAAAGCGATGGCCAAAAGTGACCAGGAAGGAATGATTTTCACCTATGTATGGGCATTTGATATGCAGGAAGACTGGGCGTACGCCGAAAAAGTTTGTGAAATCTTCGAGTCAGAAGGCGGAACAGTCTATTTTGTTGAGCTGGAAGCGGATTTGGAAGAAAGACTGGCTCGAAACAGAAGTGACCACCGGCTAGAGCATAAGCCTTCCAAGCGGAATCTAAAACGGTCAGAAAAAGATTTGCTGGAATCCATGAAGCAGTATCGTTTGAATTCGAATGAAGGTGAAATACAACGGGCTAATTATGTGCGAATCAATAATACAAAATTGACTGCAGTTGAGGTTGCCAGCCGTATTAGAAACCATTTTGATTTATGA
- a CDS encoding GyrI-like domain-containing protein, producing the protein MCQVVSRDFKVVAIKHQGRFEDYAVLVPQAAQQFLKRMPDFSGTEVSVYEPKMGETHIEGIYYVGILVEEKPESLPEEMEFLEIQQTYGMITGKGNELGRLYSTIDEWIDKQGHKRELAGSYIIETYHPVENDLEMVEIFIPIHA; encoded by the coding sequence ATGTGCCAGGTTGTGAGCAGAGATTTTAAAGTGGTTGCGATTAAACATCAAGGGAGATTTGAAGATTATGCAGTATTGGTTCCTCAGGCAGCTCAGCAATTTTTAAAGAGAATGCCGGACTTTTCAGGTACCGAAGTGTCCGTATATGAGCCAAAGATGGGTGAAACCCATATTGAAGGAATATATTATGTCGGGATCCTTGTGGAAGAAAAGCCGGAGTCCTTACCGGAAGAAATGGAATTCCTAGAAATTCAGCAAACATACGGGATGATCACCGGTAAAGGTAACGAATTAGGGAGACTATATTCAACAATTGATGAGTGGATTGATAAACAAGGCCACAAAAGGGAATTGGCTGGCAGCTACATTATTGAAACTTATCATCCTGTTGAGAATGATTTGGAAATGGTTGAAATTTTCATTCCCATTCATGCCTGA
- a CDS encoding class I SAM-dependent methyltransferase produces MEFRGASVYEDEEFFDNYMKRRTRPESPNNIIEKPILLELIGDVKGKRVLDLGCGDAEIGVELLQQDAVAYLGLEGSKNMSRVAEKNLEGTGGQVLQSSMEEWQPQAEQYDIVLSRFALHYLTDLESVFKNVHRSLAVGGQFVFSVQHPVLTSTTKSAEASGRRADWIVDDYFNQGERAEPWIGKKVIKYHRTVEEYFRLLLAAGFIVEDLREGTPRAENFSTREEYERRLRIPLVLMMSCRKLG; encoded by the coding sequence ATGGAATTTAGGGGTGCCTCGGTTTATGAGGATGAGGAGTTCTTCGATAATTATATGAAGCGAAGAACCCGGCCTGAAAGTCCGAACAATATCATCGAAAAGCCGATATTGCTGGAATTGATAGGAGATGTGAAGGGGAAGAGGGTACTCGATCTAGGCTGCGGTGATGCTGAAATTGGCGTAGAACTGTTACAGCAAGATGCTGTTGCATACCTGGGTTTGGAAGGTTCAAAAAATATGAGCCGGGTTGCAGAAAAAAATCTGGAGGGAACGGGTGGCCAGGTTTTGCAATCTTCAATGGAGGAATGGCAACCGCAGGCTGAACAATATGATATAGTGCTTTCTCGGTTTGCACTGCATTATTTAACCGATTTAGAGAGTGTTTTCAAAAATGTTCATCGATCATTAGCAGTTGGAGGGCAATTCGTGTTCAGCGTTCAGCATCCGGTGCTAACATCAACCACGAAAAGTGCAGAAGCAAGCGGCAGAAGAGCTGACTGGATTGTGGATGATTATTTTAACCAGGGAGAACGAGCCGAACCGTGGATCGGGAAAAAGGTCATTAAATACCACCGGACAGTTGAGGAATACTTCAGGCTTTTATTGGCAGCCGGATTCATAGTGGAGGATTTGAGAGAAGGAACCCCTAGAGCCGAAAACTTCTCTACCAGGGAAGAGTACGAACGGCGGTTGCGAATACCGCTTGTGCTGATGATGTCGTGCAGGAAGCTCGGGTAA
- a CDS encoding GNAT family N-acetyltransferase: MEIRMAREDDIKDIVFILDAASLALLNKGVNQWDYPWDENHLMEQVGCLHVASVDEKIIGTFGIKDLEEWHVPGPGKYLFQIALHPDFQGIGYGATFLSWACKQARTFREDLYLDCWAGNEKLKNFYSGNGFEYLGDFPEEDYYISIFKSSRDG; the protein is encoded by the coding sequence ATGGAAATCCGTATGGCCAGGGAAGATGATATCAAGGATATAGTTTTCATATTGGATGCAGCTTCACTTGCTCTCCTTAATAAAGGAGTGAATCAATGGGATTATCCCTGGGACGAAAATCATCTTATGGAGCAGGTAGGCTGTTTGCATGTTGCCTCCGTTGACGAGAAAATTATTGGGACATTTGGCATCAAGGATTTGGAAGAGTGGCATGTCCCGGGCCCTGGGAAATATCTATTCCAAATAGCTTTACACCCTGATTTTCAGGGAATCGGATATGGTGCGACTTTTTTATCATGGGCATGTAAACAGGCACGGACTTTTCGGGAAGATCTGTATCTGGACTGCTGGGCAGGGAACGAGAAATTAAAGAACTTTTACAGCGGGAATGGGTTTGAATACCTCGGAGATTTCCCAGAAGAAGACTATTACATAAGCATTTTTAAAAGCAGCCGGGATGGATAG
- a CDS encoding nuclease-related domain-containing protein, protein MAFKERTEPIILSKLRILNKRFELSDEEKRYLSYLDKGYKGELQFDAMTETLTSSCLILNELLLEVERTTFQIDTLIIFSSALYLFEIKTNQGDYLYKPDGLTSLTTGVTIKNPLDQLNRTKLLFKKLLNQLGHNFKIHGSVVFVNPEFTLYNAQPDLPFIFPTQIKRLHENLNNQPGTISTNHYKLATKLVSLHQIESYHNKLPTFHYDELKKGITCLVCESFEVEATHKYLECDVCGSKELIESAVMRTVKEFRLISPDSEITTSAIQDFCAVIEDGKRIRRILAKHLRIDGSRKWTKYR, encoded by the coding sequence ATGGCTTTTAAGGAGCGAACCGAACCTATTATTTTATCAAAGCTGCGAATCTTGAATAAAAGATTCGAGCTCTCAGATGAGGAAAAAAGGTACCTTTCATACCTAGATAAAGGGTATAAAGGCGAATTACAATTCGATGCCATGACGGAAACTCTGACAAGCAGCTGTTTGATCCTGAACGAACTGCTGCTCGAAGTAGAAAGAACAACCTTTCAAATCGATACTTTAATCATATTTTCCAGCGCATTATATCTTTTTGAAATAAAAACTAACCAGGGCGATTACCTGTATAAACCAGATGGTTTAACTTCACTAACAACCGGAGTAACAATCAAGAATCCCCTCGATCAACTCAACCGCACCAAGCTGCTTTTCAAGAAACTATTGAACCAACTGGGCCACAACTTTAAAATACATGGCTCAGTCGTCTTCGTTAACCCCGAGTTCACCCTGTATAACGCACAACCAGATCTCCCGTTTATATTCCCAACTCAGATCAAACGACTCCACGAAAACCTCAACAACCAGCCCGGAACCATCTCCACCAACCATTACAAACTCGCAACCAAACTAGTCTCCCTCCACCAGATTGAGTCCTACCACAATAAACTGCCAACCTTTCACTATGACGAACTGAAGAAAGGTATTACTTGTTTGGTATGTGAGTCTTTTGAGGTGGAAGCCACCCATAAGTATCTTGAGTGTGATGTTTGTGGAAGTAAAGAACTGATTGAATCTGCTGTGATGCGGACAGTAAAAGAGTTTAGATTAATATCGCCAGATTCAGAAATTACTACTTCAGCAATCCAGGACTTTTGTGCAGTGATCGAGGATGGTAAAAGGATTAGAAGGATACTCGCAAAACATCTTCGAATTGATGGATCCAGGAAATGGACAAAGTATAGATAG